The following are encoded together in the Humulus lupulus chromosome 5, drHumLupu1.1, whole genome shotgun sequence genome:
- the LOC133778880 gene encoding uncharacterized protein LOC133778880, with protein sequence MLVIIFSDTSHCYGFAASRKRNNKNTVSCREYYNYKLQIRSFENSILLHSGRLLQQYVVDMYVKFETSRLDYFRLNQKAIRAELYQGIIDSIEHGETHGSQVGQRIIFPSSFIGCPRDMKKRYMDAMTLVKKFGKPDIFLTMTCNPNWPEIKEELQRNDEVHNRPDLVVRIFKAKLEELKIHLFKRQIFGQVGAHVYVIEFQKRVLLHAHFLIILKSNSKLYAPECFDKVVSRKIPHCHLYAMILKHMIHGPCGNLNPTNACMTKKGNCRNHYPKSFCLTTTQGENSYPKYRRQDDKQKIQVRGATLDNVGLFHIMHFYLRNLIVT encoded by the coding sequence ATGCTTGTTATCATATTTAGTGACACATCACATTGTTATGGTTTTGCAGCATCTAGAAAGAGAAACAACAAAAATACTGTGTCTTGTCGAGAATATTACAACTACAAATTACAAATCAGATCTTTTGAGAACTCAATATTGCTCCATTCTGGAAGACTGTTACAACAATATGTTGTTGACATGTATGTGAAGTTTGAAACATCTAGATTGGACTATTTTCGGCTCAATCAAAAAGCGATTCGAGCTGAACTATATCAAGGTATTATTGATAGCATTGAGCATGGTGAAACTCACGGATCTCAAGTTGGACAACGAATCATTTTTCCATCATCATTCATTGGATGTCCTAGAGATATGAAGAAAAGATATATGGATGCAATGACATTAGTTAAAAAATTTGGAAAGCCAGATATATTTCTCACTATGACATGTAATCCTAATTGGCCTGAAATCAAAGAAGAGCTACAACGAAACGATGAAGTTCATAATAGGCCTGACTTAGTTGTACGCATTTTCAAAGCAAAATTAGAAGAGTTGAAAATTCATTTGTTTAAAAGACAAATATTTGGACAAGTTGGTGCACATGTATATGTCATTGAATTTCAAAAAAGAGTACTTCTGCATGCTCACTTTTTGATAATTTTGAAATCAAATTCAAAATTATATGCACCTGAATGTTTTGATAAAGTTGTTTCAAGAAAAATTCCTCACTGTCATTTATATGCTATGATTCTTAAACACATGATACATGGTCCATGTGGCAATTTAAACCCAACAAATGCTTGTATGACAAAAAAGGGAAATTGTAGAAACCATTATCCAAAGTCTTTTTGTCTTACAACAACTCAAGGAGAAAACTCATATCCTAAATATAGACGTCAGGATGATAAACAAAAAATTCAAGTAAGAGGAGCTACGTTAGACAACgttgggttgttccatataatgCATTTTTACTTGCGAAATTTGATTGTCACATGA
- the LOC133778881 gene encoding uncharacterized protein At3g49055-like has translation MEMKREQSNEILSKCLESLSSANVSLERIIKNVAVEKTDDDDDGKFIKGIEKTDSMRLELELTEELLVVTRLASEAEEKVNEYKELRKKEKRELENSVVSLTEENRDTNSLLRAALLEKEAVEKRLKVNSEQKRVALLQIAERGLQRVGFGFMMGSGNTEQSLESFSGTKSDSSECEEDAIFRNCFYSYLLDFADFWWIGDLDIYVIKIVGLLKIYRSFQDFDEASTVERIMKNLRLEITKLRRSLEESSTMPRSDTDCKVLQRNKLKLLKKTSYTSRS, from the exons ATGGAAATGAAGAGAGAGCAAAGCAATGAGATTTTGTCTAAATGCTTGGAGTCTCTTTCATCAGCAAATGTGAGCTTGGAAAGGATCATAAAAAATGTGGCTGTAGAAAAaactgatgatgatgatgatggcaaGTTCATTAAAGGCATAGAAAAGACTGATTCAATGCGTTTGGAATTGGAATTGACTGAAGAGCTATTGGTAGTTACAAGACTTGCTTCTGAGGCTGAAGAGAAGGTGAATGAGTACAAAGAATtgaggaagaaggagaagagagagTTGGAGAATAGTGTGGTGAGTTTGACAGAGGAGAATAGAGATACCAACAGTTTGCTGAGAGCAGCCTTGTTGGAGAAGGAAGCTGTGGAGAAGAGGTTGAAGGTGAATAGCGAGCAGAAGAGAGTTGCCCTTTTGCAGATTGCGGAGCGAGGTTTGCAGAGAGTTGGTTTTGGGTTTATGATGGGAAGTGGGAACACTGAGCAATCACTAGAGAGTTTTTCAGGAACCAAGTCAGATAGCAGTGAGTGTGAAGAGGATGCAATATTTCGCAACTGTTTTTATTCGTATCTATTAGATTTTGCTGATTTTTG GTGGATTGGAGATCTAGACATATATGTAATTAAGATAGTGGGGTTGTTGAAAATATATAGAAGTTTCCAGGATTTTGATGAG GCATCAACTGTGGAGAGGATAATGAAGAATTTACGGCTTGAGATAACTAAGTTGAGGCGATCTTTGGAAGAATCCAG CACTATGCCCAGGTCAGACACCGATTGCAAAGTCTTACAGAGAAACAAGCTCAAATTATTGAAGAAAACAAGTTATACATCAAGGAGttag